The Candidatus Tumulicola sp. genomic interval CATGCCGTCGCCGGCAGGCGCCGTGTCGACCGGCACCGAGATCCGCATCGGGCAAGACGCCGTGAAACAGGTCGAGGCCGAAAACGCCCTCGTCAACGACCCCGTGCTCAACAACTGGGTCAATAATCTGGCCGAGAACCTCAAGCGCTACCGCGCGCGGCCGGACATCAACTACACGTTCAAGATCATCGACACGAACAGCATCAACGCGTTCTCGCTGCCCGGCGGTTTCGTGTATGTGAATTTCGGACTGCTCAACTTCGTCAACTCGGACGACGAATTGGCCGGCGTCATGGGCCACGAGATGGGTCACGTGGAGCGGCGCCACCAGATCACGCTGCAGGCGAAGGCTCAGGCTATCAACCTGATCATCGGCATCCTGTCGATCTTCTCGCCTTTCGCATACCGCTTCGGAAATCTGATCGGCGGGTTGTCCCTGTACAAGTTGTCGCGCATCGACGAGCTGCAGGCCGACCAATACGGCTTGCTGTTGATGACGCGCGCCGGCTACGATCCCATGGCCATGGTGTCGTTCATGGATCGCCTCCAGCACGAATACGGGCCGAATGCATCGGGGCTCGAGAAATACTTCGAGACGCACCCGGACCCCAAAGCGCGCATCGGGCACCTGATGGGCTATCCGGAACTCGCAAAGACCAATACGCAGCAGCTCCTCGCGCAGGCGATCCACGACGAGGAAGAGGGCCGCTACGCGTTCGCAAACAACAAGCTGGATCAAGTCCTGAAGGCCGATCCTGCGAACCAGCTCGCGCTGCTGCACAAGGGGCAGGTCGAATTGGCGCTTGGCAGCTTTGACAAGAGTCAAACGGCGCTCGCGCAGGTCGCAAGCTCCTCCAAGAACACCGATCCGGCCGGTGCCGCGGCCGCCCGCATGCTCGCGATGCTGCCACGAGATCCTCAACCGGCCAAGGCGCTGCTGAATCCGAATCTCGACCCGCTGCGCCAGCAGGTCGCAGCCGCGCTTGCAGGTGCGAAGAACAATCAGGCGGCGATCGACGAGCGCGTCAAGCTCGGCAAAGACGATCTGAAGCAGCTCAACCAGCGTCTCGACGATCTTTCGTACGAAGTGCCCAATTTCGGCAACGTCGACATCAGGCCCGGAAGCCGCATCGAAGCCGTGTTCCAGGACCTGGAGCACATGTCCAAAGATCTCAACGTCCTGCTCGACAAGGTCGACTTCATCACGCAGGAAGCGCCCAGTCTGCAAAAGGACGATCTCGGCGTGCTGAACGAGATGCAAGCGCCGCTGCGCGAAAAGGCGCTGACCGGCGACACCTTGCGCCGCTTGCCCTATTACAAGGACTTGCTTTCGCAGATGAACACGTCGGCGGGCGATATCGTGAACTCGCTGACGGCGGCGCGCGGCGCGATGGCCTTGGCTTGGCAGTCATCGCCTGCGCTCGATGCCTATTTCCGTGAGCTGTCGCGCAGTTCGCTCGATTTCGGCGGCGATATCTCGCCGCGCACGGCGCAAAAACTCAAACCGCTCGCGATCGCGGCAGAGCAGCAGCTCGACACCGCCGCCAACGCGGCTGAGGAAGCGAACCGGCGCTACTTCTCCGCGCAGGCGCGCCAGCTGCAAGCCCGCATCACGCTGCTCGGGGTCAACTTCCCCGAGGCACGCTACGAATCGCTCGCCCGCTCGATCCACGCTCGCCTCGGCATCGACGCGCCGAGCTACGACGAGGCGCTCGCCTTGAATCTGTCGCCGGGCGACGTCGCAGTCGCCTCGTGGTTCGCGGCCGAGGAAAAAGTGCCGGTGAGCACGGTCATCAACGAGCAGCGCGCCAGCAAGAAGACGTGGATCGACCTAGCGCTTGACAAGCACCTCTCGCAGGAGTCGCTGGAAGTGACGCTTGGGATGTGGTTCTTAGGCTACGCCGAAACGCCGGCAATGTAGGCCTGAGGCTTTAGCCCCGGTAATGTAGTGCCGGGGCTTTAGCCCCGGGGACATGGTAGCGGGACCCTTGTGGTCCCGCTTCTCTTGTAACAAGGGCGCCGTTCGATGGGTAAGGTACATTACACAAGACGCTATGGCTACTGACGTTCCCGCACTCCCTCGCTCCGAAGACTCCGGCAGCCCGTTTGTCCGCTGGCTCGAGCAATTCCGCGACCGCATCAATCTGGGCATGATCGACTCGCACGCTGCGAAGCGCATCCGCTTGCTCGTGACCGGTACCGGCGCCGACGAATTGCTCGACGTGTTGGACCCGGATGGGTCCGCGCGCAGCGCCGTGTTCGACCATCTGGAGACCGCGCCGGGCTGGTCGATCGCCGACAGCGCGACGCGCGCCATTTTGGTCTGCGGCGACGCAGGCGTCGTGGATCGACCTGCACCCGAACATCTCGAGTCCTCGGCGCTCCCCGTTTTCCTCATCGATCGGCCGATCGGCGACGACGAGAACCCCGCCGTCACGACGCACGCGGTGCCGCATCGTCCGTCTCCCGGCCAGCCTGCTCGCTATCGCGTCAGCGAACTCACGCTCGCGCAGTTGCGCAGGCACGTCCTGCCCGACGTCGTCGAGGCGTGCCGCGGCCTCGAGGTGTCGCTCGGTGCCCAGGTGCCCGCATTTCGCCCGACCGTTGCAGCCAAACTGTCGGTCGATTGCGCCATGAACAGCCTCAAGGTCGCGGGGGCATCGGCTCTCGTCGACCACGTGCCGGTGCTCGGCCTCGTCTTGGGGAGCATCGCTTCGGCCGGCGACACGATCGCGATCACCGGCATGCAGGTCGCCATGCTGCTCAATTTGGCAGCCACGTATGGCAAAAAGGCGGAGATGGCCCGCATCATCGAGCTGCTGCCGGTGATCGGGGGCGGGTATGGCTGGCGCGCGCTGGCGCGCGAGTTATCCGGCTTCATCCCGATCGCGGGGCCGGTGATCAAGGCCGGCATCGCGTACGCAGGATCGCTGGTCATCGGTCAGGCTGCTTCATTCTACTACGAGACGGGCGACCGCATGGCGCCTGACAAGTTGAGCGCGCTCTATCGCGAGGCCATCGACCGGGCTAGAACGCTGGCAAGAGAGCTCGTCGACAAGCTCAAGAAAAAACCCGACAGCAAAACCCCCTAGAAGCCCTTGTAGTGCCGGGGCTTTAGCCCCGGTTAGATCGCCCGGCGGCCCTCGAGCGCGCGCGCCAGCGTCGTCTCGTCTGCGTAATCGAGTTCGCCGCCGATCGGCAGGCCGTAGGCGAGGCGCGTCACTTTGGCGCCGAGCGGCGCGAGGAGCCGCGAGAGATACAGCGCGGTCGACTCGCCCTCGGCGTTCGGATTGGTGGCGATGATGACTTCCTTGATGCCTTCGGCGCCGATCCGGTCGACGAGTTCTTTGACCTTGAGCTGTCCGACGCCGATGCCTTCCATCGGCGAGATCAGCCCGCCGAGCACGTGGTACAGCCCGTTGTACGTCATCGCCCGTTCGATGGCGTAGACGTCTTTGGCTTCGCCGACCACGCACAGCATGTGCGCATCTCGGCGCGGATCGTCGCAGATCGAGCACACCTCGCCCTCGCTCAAACCGAAGCAGCGCTTACAGAAGCGGATCTTATCTTTCACGGCGACGATCGCTTCGGCGAGAGCCTGCGCGTCCTCGCGGCTCGCGGACAGCAAGTAAAACGCGAGGCGCGCCGCGGTCTTGGGCCCGACCGTCGGCAGTTTTTCCAGTTCGCCGATCAGGGCCCCAAGCGGGCCGGCGAGAGAATCCACAGTCGGAATGGGCGCCCTACAAGCCCGGTATGCCGAGGCCGCCGGCGAGCGGGCCCATGCGCGAACGCGAAAGATCCGAGACCTTTTCCTGCGCGTCTTTGAAGGCCAACATGAGAAGGTCTTCGAGCGTGCCGATGTCTTCCGGATCGCATGCCGCTTTGTCGATCTTCACCGCAAGGATGCCGCCGTGGCCGTTGAGCGTGACGGTCACCACGCCTGAGCCGGCGACGCCGGTCACCGTTTCGTTGGCCAGTTCTTCTTGGATCCGCGCGAGCTGCTCTTG includes:
- a CDS encoding YbaB/EbfC family nucleoid-associated protein; protein product: MNQNLLKQARQLQEQLARIQEELANETVTGVAGSGVVTVTLNGHGGILAVKIDKAACDPEDIGTLEDLLMLAFKDAQEKVSDLSRSRMGPLAGGLGIPGL
- a CDS encoding M48 family metallopeptidase, producing the protein MNVWKRALAALVLLALLASSMPSPAGAVSTGTEIRIGQDAVKQVEAENALVNDPVLNNWVNNLAENLKRYRARPDINYTFKIIDTNSINAFSLPGGFVYVNFGLLNFVNSDDELAGVMGHEMGHVERRHQITLQAKAQAINLIIGILSIFSPFAYRFGNLIGGLSLYKLSRIDELQADQYGLLLMTRAGYDPMAMVSFMDRLQHEYGPNASGLEKYFETHPDPKARIGHLMGYPELAKTNTQQLLAQAIHDEEEGRYAFANNKLDQVLKADPANQLALLHKGQVELALGSFDKSQTALAQVASSSKNTDPAGAAAARMLAMLPRDPQPAKALLNPNLDPLRQQVAAALAGAKNNQAAIDERVKLGKDDLKQLNQRLDDLSYEVPNFGNVDIRPGSRIEAVFQDLEHMSKDLNVLLDKVDFITQEAPSLQKDDLGVLNEMQAPLREKALTGDTLRRLPYYKDLLSQMNTSAGDIVNSLTAARGAMALAWQSSPALDAYFRELSRSSLDFGGDISPRTAQKLKPLAIAAEQQLDTAANAAEEANRRYFSAQARQLQARITLLGVNFPEARYESLARSIHARLGIDAPSYDEALALNLSPGDVAVASWFAAEEKVPVSTVINEQRASKKTWIDLALDKHLSQESLEVTLGMWFLGYAETPAM
- the recR gene encoding recombination mediator RecR, encoding MDSLAGPLGALIGELEKLPTVGPKTAARLAFYLLSASREDAQALAEAIVAVKDKIRFCKRCFGLSEGEVCSICDDPRRDAHMLCVVGEAKDVYAIERAMTYNGLYHVLGGLISPMEGIGVGQLKVKELVDRIGAEGIKEVIIATNPNAEGESTALYLSRLLAPLGAKVTRLAYGLPIGGELDYADETTLARALEGRRAI